The Agrococcus sp. SGAir0287 DNA window CGCCCAGTTGATGAAGTCGGCGACGACGAGGAAGTAGCCGGGGAAGCCCATCTGGGCGATGACGCCCATCTCGTAGTCGGCCTGGGCCTGCACCCGCTCGGGGATGCCCGCCGGGTACCGGCGCTCGAGGCCTGCGGCCACCTCGGCGCGGAACCACGACTCCTCCGTGTGCCCCTCGGGCACGGGGTAGCGCGGCATGTAGTTCGCCGAGGTGTCGAACCGCACGTCGGCGCGCTCGGCGATGAGCAGCGTGTTGTCGCACGCCTCCGGGTGGTCGCGGAAGATGTGCCGCATCTCGGCGGCCGACTTCAGGTAGTAGCCCTCGCCGTCGAACTTGAAGCGCTTCGGGTCGTGGAGCGTCGTGCCCGACTGCACGCACAGCAGCGCCGAGTGGGCCGTCGCGTCGGAGGCGTGCGTGTAGTGGAGGTCGTTCGTCGCGACGAGCGGCAGGTCGAGCTCCTTCGCCAGGCGCAGGAGATCGCCCATCGTGCGCCGCTCGACGTCGATGCCGTGGTCCATGACCTCGGCGAAGAAGCGCTCCTTGCCGAAGATGTCGCGGAACTCCGCCGCGGCGCGCCTCGCCTCGTCGTACTGGCCGAGCCTGAGGCGCGTCTGCACCTCGCCGCCGACGCAGCCCGTCGTGGCGATGATGCCCTCCGAGTACCGGGCGAGCAGCTCGCGATCGAGGCGCGGCTTGAAGTAGTAGCCCTCCATCGACGCGAGGGACGCCATGCGGAAGAGGTTGTGCATGCCCTCGGTCGTCTCCGCGAGCAGCGTCATGTGCGTGTACGAGCCGCCGCCCGACACGTCGTCGCCACCGGCGTCGTCGCCCCACTTGACGCGCGTGCGGTCGCTGCGATGCGTGCCGGGCGTGACGTACGCCTCCATGCCGATGATGGGCTTGATGCCCGCGGCCGTCGCCTTCGACCAGAAGTCGAACGCGCCGAACACGTTGCCGTGGTCGGTCATCGCGATGGCGGGCATGCCCTGCTCGACCGCCGCCTCGACGAGGGGGCCGACGTGCGCCGCGCCGTCGAGCATCGAGTACTCGGTGTGGACGTGGAGATGCGCGAACTGCTCGGCCATGGGACCTCCATGCTACGAGCGGCCACCGTCACGACACGACCCGACACGAGCCGCGATCGGCGGCGGCCCGGCTCAGGTCTCGAGCACCTCGAGCGCGTGCCGCAGGTCGGCGGACGGCTCGCTCGTCGACTCCAGCCACTCCCCCGTGCCGGGATGCGTGAAGCCGAGCCGCACGGCGTGGAGCCACTGCCGCTCGAGGCCCAGGCGCGCCGAGAGGGTCGGGTCCGCGCCGTACATCGCGTCGCCGAGGCACGGATGGCGCTGCGCCGCCATGTGCACACGGATCTGATGGGTGCGCCCGGTCTCGAGGTGCACCTCGACGAGGCTGCCGTCCCGGAACGCCTCGAGCGTCTCGTAGTGCGTCACGGCGTGCTTGCCGCTCGAGACGACGGCGAAGCGCCACTCGTGGCTCGGATGCCGCCCGATGGGCGCATCGATCGTGCCGCGCAGCGGATCCGGACGCCCCTGCACCGCCGCGTGGTAGACCTTCTCGACCTCGCGGTCGTGGAACTGCGCCTTGAGCGACGCGTAGGCGCGCTCGCTCTTCGCTACGACCATGAGGCCGCTCGTGCCCGCGTCGAGCCGATGGACGACGCCCTGCCGCTCCGCGGCGCCCGACGTCGAGATGCGGTACCCGGCGGCGGCGAGCGCGCCGACGACCGTCGGACCCGTCCATCCCATCGAGGGATGCGCGGCGACGCCGGCGGGCTTGTCGACGACCACGAGGTCGTCGTCGTCGTGCACGATGCCGAGCTCGGGCACGGGGATCGGCTCGATCGTCGGCTCGCGCCTCGCCTCCCACCGCACCTCGAGCCACGCGTCGCCGCGCAGGCGATCCGACTTGCCGAGCACGCGGCCGTCCTGCACGGCGCCGCCCGCCTCGATCGCCTCGGCGACCGCCGTCCGCGAGAGCCCGAGGACGCGGGCGATGCCGGCATCGGCGCGCTGGCCGTCGAGCCCAGGCGGCACGATGAGCGAGCGCTCCTCCATCAGTCGGCGCTGCTCCGCGCCTCGGGCTCGGCGCTCTCCTCGGCAGCCGGCTCCGGCTCGGCACCCGGCTCGTCGGTGCGGCGCACCCCGTCGATCCCCTCGCCGCGCAGCACGAGCACGATGAACGCGCCCATGGCGCACACCACGAACATGTCGGCGACGTTGAAGATCGCGGGGAAGCCCCAGACCTGGATGAAGTCGATGACGTGCCCCTGGAGGCCGCCCGGCTCGCGGATGATGCGGTCGGTGAGGTTCCCGACGACGCCGCCGAGCAGGCAGCCGAGGACGATCGCCCACGGCAGGGAGCGCACGCGGAAGGCGACGACGACCACCGCGACCGCGACGACCGCCGAGATGAGCGTGAAGATCCACGTCATGCCTGCCGCGAGCGAGAAGGCGGCACCGGGGTTGCGCACGAAGTGCCACTGCAGCACCTCGCCGAGCACCTGCACCTGCCGCCCCTCGGGCAGCGTCGCGAGCACCCACTCCTTCACGAGCAGGTCGACGGCCCACACGACCGCGGCGAGGCCGACGATGAGCGCGACGAGGCGCCAGGCGACGCCGCGGGAGGCGGTCACCTACTGCTGCGCGGGTGCGCCGGAGCCGCCGAACGCGAAGGACGTGCGGTCGAGGTCGCGCAGCTGGCTCTCGATGTAGCCGCGCAGGCGCAGGCGGTAGTCGCGCTCGAAGGTCTTCAGCTCGTCGATCTTCGTCTCGAGGTCCGACTTCTCCTGCTCGAGGGCCGACTTCGTCTTCTCGAACTCGCGCTCGAGGTCCGCACGACGCTTCGTCGCGGCGGTCTCGATCTCGGCGGCCTGCGTCTCGGCCTCGGCGACGAGCTCGTCCTTGCGGCGCTGACCCTCGGCGACGTGCTCGTCGTGCACGCGCTGCGCGAGGGCGAGGAGGCCCTCGGGCGACACGGCGGACGCCGATGCGTCGGCCTCGCTCGTCGCGGCCGGCTGCTGCTCGACGACCGGCTCGGGCGCGGCCTCGGGCGCCGGTGCCGCGGCGGCAGGGGCGGCGGGCGCGCCGGCCTCGAGCTCGGCGACGCGCGCCTCGAGGCGCTCCTTCTCGGCGATGACCTTGCGGAACTCCGTGACGATCTCGTCGAGGAAGTTGTCGACCTCATCCTGGTCGTAGCCGTCGCGGAAGCGCGTCGTCTCGAACGTCCTCTCGACGATGTCGTTCGGCGTCAGTGCCATCGTGCAGCCTTTCCTCGAGGATCGGAGTCCACTGTAGTGGGCGGCTCCGGGGGATGGATCGAGTGACGAGCCTACCCGGCGTCGCGGGTGCCCGGCGCCGCGTGATCGGTCCGCACGCGGGCGCTCAGGAGGCGAGCGCGCCGGAGACCACGACCACGACGAGCACGATCGCCATGACGGCGAGCATCGACAGGTCGAGCATCGCGCCGCCGACGCGGATCGGCTTCACGACGCGGCGTGCGACGCGCAGGATGGGATCGGTGAGCGTGAGGATCGCGACGGAGAGCGCCAGCCAGAGCCCGCGGGGCTTCCAGTCGCGACGCACCTGCCGCACGACGTCGAGGATGACGCGTGCCCACAGGACGTAGAAGAGCACGTTCGCCGCGACGTACACGACGAGGGCGACGACCTGCACGTCAGTGGGCGAAGGCGTCGGCCTCGCCGACCTCCGTGCGGCCGCCAGCGATCGCGATGTGCTCCGGCGTGAGCAGGTACACCTTGGTCGTCACGCGCTCGATGCGACCCTGCAGGCCCTGCGTGAGGCCGGCCGAGAAGTCGATGAGGCGACGCGCGTCGCCGTCCGTCATCTGCGACAGGTTGATGATGACGGGCGTGCCGTCGCGGAACGCGCCGGCGATCTCCTGCGCATCCTTGTACTGGCGCGGGTGCACCGTCATGATCTCGTGCATCGAGCCGACCTCCTGGGCTGCGGGGCGCAGCGGCGCGACGGCGCGCGGCTTGGCCTCCTGGCGCTCGTGCCGACGGTCGGCACGCTCCTCGCGCGGCTCCGGCTCGGAGGCGCGCACGGCGGGCGACTCCTGCGTCAGCTCGTCCTCCTCGGCGAAGCCGAAGTAGACGGCCGCCTTCTTCAATGCGTTGCTCATGCGATCCTCCCGATCTGCACTCCAGGCTACGGAGTGGTGGGCCGTTCTCCCGTGATTGCCGTGCCGATCCGCAGGTGTGTCGCGCCGTGCTCGAGCGCGACGCGCCAGTCCTGCGACATGCCCGCCGACAGCCAGCGGGCCGTCGGCGCGATGCGGTGGACGCGATCCGCGTACGTCGCGAGGCGTGCGAACGCGGATGCGGGCTCCTCGTCGAGCGGCGCGATGGCCATGACTCCGAGCAGGCGCAGCGCCGGCGACGCCTCGACCCGCTCCGCGAGCGCCTCGAGCGCGTCGGGCTGCACGCCGCCGCGCCCCGGATCGGCCGTGAGGTTCACCTGCACGAACGCGTCGCGCACGGGGATCTCGTGCGGGCTCTCGCCGCCCTCGAGGGCGTCGACGAGCTCTGGCGCGTCGATCGAGTG harbors:
- a CDS encoding RluA family pseudouridine synthase, which translates into the protein MEERSLIVPPGLDGQRADAGIARVLGLSRTAVAEAIEAGGAVQDGRVLGKSDRLRGDAWLEVRWEARREPTIEPIPVPELGIVHDDDDLVVVDKPAGVAAHPSMGWTGPTVVGALAAAGYRISTSGAAERQGVVHRLDAGTSGLMVVAKSERAYASLKAQFHDREVEKVYHAAVQGRPDPLRGTIDAPIGRHPSHEWRFAVVSSGKHAVTHYETLEAFRDGSLVEVHLETGRTHQIRVHMAAQRHPCLGDAMYGADPTLSARLGLERQWLHAVRLGFTHPGTGEWLESTSEPSADLRHALEVLET
- the lspA gene encoding signal peptidase II, encoding MTASRGVAWRLVALIVGLAAVVWAVDLLVKEWVLATLPEGRQVQVLGEVLQWHFVRNPGAAFSLAAGMTWIFTLISAVVAVAVVVVAFRVRSLPWAIVLGCLLGGVVGNLTDRIIREPGGLQGHVIDFIQVWGFPAIFNVADMFVVCAMGAFIVLVLRGEGIDGVRRTDEPGAEPEPAAEESAEPEARSSAD
- a CDS encoding DivIVA domain-containing protein, yielding MALTPNDIVERTFETTRFRDGYDQDEVDNFLDEIVTEFRKVIAEKERLEARVAELEAGAPAAPAAAAPAPEAAPEPVVEQQPAATSEADASASAVSPEGLLALAQRVHDEHVAEGQRRKDELVAEAETQAAEIETAATKRRADLEREFEKTKSALEQEKSDLETKIDELKTFERDYRLRLRGYIESQLRDLDRTSFAFGGSGAPAQQ
- a CDS encoding YggT family protein; this encodes MQVVALVVYVAANVLFYVLWARVILDVVRQVRRDWKPRGLWLALSVAILTLTDPILRVARRVVKPIRVGGAMLDLSMLAVMAIVLVVVVVSGALAS
- a CDS encoding cell division protein SepF, which codes for MSNALKKAAVYFGFAEEDELTQESPAVRASEPEPREERADRRHERQEAKPRAVAPLRPAAQEVGSMHEIMTVHPRQYKDAQEIAGAFRDGTPVIINLSQMTDGDARRLIDFSAGLTQGLQGRIERVTTKVYLLTPEHIAIAGGRTEVGEADAFAH
- a CDS encoding YggS family pyridoxal phosphate-dependent enzyme — protein: MSTAAERLAAVRDEIASAPGGADATLVVVTKFHPASLVEELAAAGQRDMGESRHPEAREKAAQLAHLGLTWHYVGQLQRKKMRQVARYADVLHSIDAPELVDALEGGESPHEIPVRDAFVQVNLTADPGRGGVQPDALEALAERVEASPALRLLGVMAIAPLDEEPASAFARLATYADRVHRIAPTARWLSAGMSQDWRVALEHGATHLRIGTAITGERPTTP